The Nocardia arthritidis genome has a window encoding:
- a CDS encoding DUF6918 family protein — protein MVAALSESLLDDAKRKAFLTDAVEVLDAEVSDKGGASGLAVKGGYAAVKKISPSIVPDLLDSLAPKMLTQLEPFWQEYAAAGSAGKFADLLTAKSDEVAEALLAVTDERAQGSTRPALQKVYSSMRGSAKKHVIEALPRVGDLIQRHAN, from the coding sequence GTGGTTGCAGCACTGTCTGAATCCCTGCTCGACGACGCCAAGCGTAAGGCCTTCCTTACCGACGCCGTCGAGGTTCTCGACGCCGAGGTCTCGGACAAGGGTGGTGCGTCCGGGCTGGCCGTGAAGGGTGGCTACGCGGCGGTCAAGAAGATCAGCCCGTCGATCGTGCCGGATCTGCTGGATTCGTTGGCGCCCAAGATGCTTACGCAGCTGGAGCCGTTCTGGCAGGAGTACGCGGCGGCCGGCTCGGCGGGCAAGTTCGCCGACCTGCTCACCGCCAAGTCCGACGAGGTGGCCGAGGCGCTGCTCGCCGTCACCGACGAGCGCGCGCAGGGCTCGACCCGGCCCGCGCTGCAGAAGGTCTACTCCTCGATGCGTGGCTCGGCCAAGAAGCACGTCATCGAGGCACTGCCGCGCGTCGGCGACCTGATTCAGCGCCACGCCAACTGA
- a CDS encoding 1,4-dihydroxy-2-naphthoyl-CoA synthase: MTFNPKLWRPVPGFENLTDITYHRHVDQGTVRVAFDRPEVRNAFRPHTVDELYRALDHARMTSDVGAVLLTGNGPSPKDGGWAFCSGGDQRIRGRSGYQYASGETADTVDKARAGRLHILEVQRLIRFMPKVVIALVNGWAAGGGHSLHVVCDLTLASREHARFKQTDADVGSFDGGYGSAYLAKMVGQKFAREIFFLGRPYTAEEMHQMGAVNKVVDHAELENVALEWTADINGKSPQAQRMLKYAFNLLDDGLVGQQLFAGEATRMAYMTDEAVEGRDAFLEKRQPDWTPYPWYF, from the coding sequence GTGACGTTCAATCCCAAACTGTGGCGGCCCGTTCCCGGATTCGAGAACCTGACCGATATCACCTATCACCGGCACGTCGACCAGGGCACCGTGCGTGTCGCCTTCGACCGGCCGGAAGTGCGCAACGCCTTCCGCCCGCACACCGTCGACGAGCTGTACCGCGCGCTCGACCACGCCAGGATGACCTCCGATGTCGGCGCCGTGCTGCTCACCGGCAACGGCCCGAGCCCGAAGGACGGCGGCTGGGCCTTCTGCTCCGGCGGCGATCAGCGCATTCGCGGCCGCAGCGGCTACCAGTACGCCAGCGGCGAGACCGCCGACACGGTGGACAAGGCCCGCGCGGGCCGGCTGCACATCCTGGAGGTGCAGCGGCTCATCCGATTCATGCCGAAGGTGGTCATCGCGCTGGTGAACGGCTGGGCCGCGGGCGGCGGACACAGCCTGCACGTGGTCTGCGATCTGACCCTGGCCAGCCGCGAGCACGCCAGGTTCAAGCAGACCGACGCCGATGTCGGCAGCTTCGACGGCGGCTACGGCAGCGCGTATCTGGCGAAGATGGTCGGGCAGAAATTCGCCCGCGAGATCTTCTTCCTCGGCCGCCCGTACACCGCCGAGGAAATGCACCAGATGGGCGCGGTCAACAAGGTGGTCGACCACGCGGAGCTGGAGAATGTCGCGCTGGAGTGGACCGCCGACATCAACGGCAAATCCCCACAGGCGCAACGCATGCTGAAGTACGCGTTCAACCTGCTCGACGACGGGCTGGTCGGCCAGCAGCTGTTCGCGGGCGAGGCGACCCGGATGGCCTACATGACCGACGAGGCGGTCGAGGGCCGCGACGCGTTCCTGGAGAAGCGCCAGCCCGACTGGACCCCCTACCCGTGGTACTTCTGA
- a CDS encoding VOC family protein, with amino-acid sequence MDILSSRVLLRPADYERTLAFYRDGLGLAIAREYPGGTVFFAGQSLVEIAAHGGSGNPSAFDGALWLQVRDAADAAAELALKGIPIDRPPVREPWGLIEMWLRDPDGVSIVLVEVPTEHPLRRDSRWSSP; translated from the coding sequence TTGGACATCCTCAGCAGCCGGGTGCTCCTGCGCCCGGCCGACTACGAACGCACGCTCGCGTTCTACCGGGACGGGCTCGGGCTGGCCATCGCGCGTGAATATCCCGGCGGCACGGTCTTCTTCGCCGGTCAGTCGCTGGTGGAGATCGCCGCGCACGGCGGATCGGGCAACCCGTCGGCGTTCGACGGGGCGCTGTGGCTGCAGGTCCGCGACGCCGCCGACGCGGCCGCCGAGTTGGCGCTCAAGGGAATTCCGATCGACCGGCCCCCGGTGCGCGAGCCGTGGGGCCTGATCGAGATGTGGCTGCGCGACCCGGACGGAGTTTCGATCGTTTTGGTCGAAGTTCCGACCGAGCATCCGCTTCGACGCGATTCGCGCTGGTCATCGCCGTAA
- the menE gene encoding o-succinylbenzoate--CoA ligase, producing MPTGSGVGDVLPHLREALEGGGPAWLPIPTSDRREARRLSDALAPGEAIDDEVALVVTTSGTTGVPKGALLSAAALRASGNATHDRLGGPGSWLLALPTHHIAGLQVLLRSILAGTEPTVLDVSGGFLPEALAGVISGMRGERRYTSLVPTQLIKALDAPIATKALTELDAVIVGGAATPLPVYERALDAGINVVRTYGMSETCGGCVYDGVPLDGVQVRVNDGRVLLGGTVLASGYRGQPDHPAFAEPGWFRTDDAGTFDDGKLTVTGRLDEAIMTGGLLVIPQVVEAVLSTHPAITECVVLGVPDERLGQRVAVAVVPTRDAVPTLDELREHVMRELDPIAAPRELTLIEEIPLRGPGKPDRARLREHLLAESAH from the coding sequence ATGCCGACCGGATCCGGTGTCGGCGATGTACTGCCGCACCTGCGTGAGGCATTGGAGGGCGGCGGCCCGGCGTGGCTGCCGATCCCGACCTCGGATCGTCGCGAGGCCAGACGGCTCAGCGACGCGCTCGCGCCCGGCGAGGCGATCGATGACGAAGTGGCGCTTGTGGTTACGACCTCCGGCACCACGGGTGTGCCCAAGGGCGCGCTGCTGAGCGCGGCCGCGCTGCGGGCGAGCGGCAATGCGACACACGATCGGCTCGGCGGTCCCGGCAGCTGGCTGCTCGCGCTGCCGACCCACCACATCGCGGGCCTGCAGGTGCTGCTGCGCAGCATTCTCGCGGGCACCGAACCCACCGTGCTCGACGTATCCGGTGGCTTCCTGCCCGAGGCGCTGGCGGGGGTCATCTCTGGAATGCGTGGCGAGCGCCGCTATACCTCGCTGGTGCCCACCCAGCTGATCAAAGCGCTCGACGCGCCCATCGCGACAAAGGCGCTCACCGAACTCGATGCGGTGATCGTCGGCGGCGCCGCGACGCCGCTGCCCGTCTACGAGCGGGCGCTCGACGCCGGTATCAACGTGGTCCGCACCTACGGCATGAGCGAAACCTGCGGCGGCTGCGTCTACGACGGCGTCCCGCTGGACGGCGTGCAGGTGCGCGTCAACGACGGCCGAGTGCTGCTCGGCGGCACCGTGCTCGCCTCCGGCTACCGCGGCCAGCCCGACCATCCCGCCTTCGCCGAACCCGGCTGGTTCCGCACCGATGACGCGGGAACCTTCGACGACGGCAAGCTGACGGTGACCGGCAGGCTCGACGAGGCCATCATGACCGGCGGGCTGCTCGTCATCCCGCAGGTGGTGGAGGCGGTGCTGAGCACGCATCCGGCGATCACCGAATGCGTCGTGCTCGGCGTGCCGGACGAGCGACTCGGTCAGCGGGTCGCGGTCGCGGTGGTGCCCACCCGCGATGCGGTGCCGACCCTCGACGAACTGCGCGAGCATGTGATGCGCGAGCTGGATCCGATCGCGGCGCCACGCGAATTGACTCTCATCGAGGAGATTCCGCTGCGCGGGCCCGGCAAGCCGGATCGGGCCAGGCTGCGCGAGCATCTGCTGGCGGAATCGGCGCACTGA
- a CDS encoding ATP-binding cassette domain-containing protein: protein MTSYAPTSALAVEADRLVKVFGEQRAVDGVSLAVPQGAVYGVLGPNGAGKTTTIKMLATLLRPDGGSARIFGHDVVAEPTAVRSLVGVTGQYASVDEDLSATENLILFSRLLGLSRGAARRKAAELLEEFDLVEAANKPLKNFSGGMRRRLDLAASLIAAPPLLFLDEPTTGLDPRTRAQMWETIRRLVREGATVLLTTQYLDEADQLADRIAVIDHGRVIADGTADELKASVGGSSLHLTLADRAQLPQARRVVGEFLGAAATITPEAGRLTAPLPDADVTADLLIRLREWEIPIDEITVTKPSLDEVFLTITGHPAEDESERSAA from the coding sequence ATGACTTCTTACGCACCAACTTCAGCGCTCGCCGTCGAGGCGGACCGGCTGGTCAAGGTGTTCGGGGAACAGCGTGCCGTGGACGGAGTGAGCCTGGCGGTACCGCAGGGCGCGGTGTACGGCGTGCTCGGACCGAACGGCGCGGGCAAGACCACCACCATCAAGATGCTGGCCACCCTGCTGCGACCGGATGGCGGCAGCGCCCGCATCTTCGGCCACGACGTGGTCGCCGAACCGACGGCCGTACGGTCGCTGGTCGGCGTCACCGGGCAGTACGCCTCGGTGGACGAGGACCTGTCGGCCACCGAGAACCTGATCCTGTTCTCCCGCCTGCTCGGGTTGAGCCGCGGCGCCGCCCGGCGCAAGGCGGCCGAACTGCTCGAGGAATTCGATCTCGTCGAGGCGGCGAACAAGCCGCTGAAGAACTTCTCCGGCGGTATGCGCAGGCGACTCGATCTGGCGGCCAGCCTGATCGCGGCCCCGCCGCTGCTGTTCCTCGACGAACCGACCACCGGGCTGGACCCGCGCACCCGCGCGCAGATGTGGGAGACCATCCGCAGGCTGGTCCGCGAGGGCGCGACGGTGCTGCTCACCACGCAGTACCTGGACGAGGCCGACCAATTGGCCGACCGCATCGCGGTGATCGACCACGGCAGGGTGATCGCCGATGGCACGGCCGATGAGCTCAAGGCCTCGGTGGGCGGCTCCTCGCTGCACCTCACCTTGGCCGACCGAGCGCAGCTGCCCCAGGCCCGCCGCGTGGTCGGTGAATTCCTCGGCGCCGCCGCGACGATCACCCCAGAGGCCGGCAGGCTGACCGCGCCGCTGCCCGATGCGGATGTCACCGCCGATCTGCTGATTCGCTTGCGCGAGTGGGAGATTCCGATCGATGAGATCACGGTGACCAAGCCGAGCCTCGACGAGGTCTTCCTCACCATCACCGGCCATCCAGCCGAAGACGAATCCGAAAGGAGCGCGGCATGA
- a CDS encoding ABC transporter permease: MTTITAPSPARHAAREIPAASNRISLRQTVQTSFTMAYRGLLKIKHNPEQLFDVTVQPILFTVLFAYIFGGAISGNVHDYLPTLIPGIFVQTVIMTSVVTGTQLREDMDKGVFDRFKSLPIARISPLAGALLADVVRYLLASVLTIVVGLCLGYRPEGGFFGVAVAGLAIIFCSFAVSWIWALVGVTGKSASGVQGISMMIMFPLTFMSGVFSTVATMPGWLQGLNKVNPIYYMVNACRQLMNDGTYGADLGWSLLTSVAVIAIFAPLAVAAYMRRA; this comes from the coding sequence ATGACCACCATCACCGCACCCAGTCCGGCGCGCCATGCCGCGCGCGAGATTCCGGCCGCGAGTAACCGGATCTCCTTGCGGCAGACCGTACAAACCTCGTTCACCATGGCCTACCGCGGGCTGCTGAAGATCAAACACAATCCGGAACAGCTGTTCGACGTCACCGTCCAGCCGATCCTGTTCACGGTGCTGTTCGCCTACATCTTCGGCGGTGCTATCTCGGGCAATGTGCACGATTATCTGCCGACACTGATCCCCGGCATCTTCGTGCAAACGGTGATCATGACCTCCGTCGTCACCGGCACCCAATTGCGCGAGGATATGGACAAGGGGGTATTCGACCGGTTCAAATCCCTTCCCATCGCCCGCATTTCGCCGCTGGCGGGTGCGCTGCTGGCGGACGTCGTGCGCTATCTGCTCGCATCCGTGCTGACGATCGTCGTCGGCCTGTGCCTCGGCTACCGGCCGGAGGGCGGGTTCTTCGGCGTCGCGGTGGCCGGGCTGGCCATCATCTTCTGCTCGTTCGCCGTGAGCTGGATCTGGGCGCTTGTCGGCGTCACCGGTAAGAGCGCGTCCGGCGTACAAGGCATTTCGATGATGATCATGTTCCCGCTGACCTTCATGTCCGGCGTGTTCTCCACCGTCGCCACCATGCCGGGCTGGCTGCAGGGGCTGAACAAGGTGAACCCGATCTACTACATGGTCAACGCCTGCCGTCAGCTGATGAACGACGGCACCTACGGCGCGGATCTGGGTTGGTCGCTGCTCACCTCGGTGGCCGTCATCGCGATCTTCGCACCGCTGGCCGTCGCCGCCTACATGCGGCGGGCGTAA
- a CDS encoding NAD(P)H-binding protein — translation MTILVTGARGNIGARLVATLAAAGHDVRASARDLAGLPPGVPAVELDTTAPHNAAAALRDVSAVFLYTARADTAEFLRAAKEFGVGHIVLLSSPAAFEAGEFDKRIGLLHRAAEAAVVKSGLSHTILYPSWLATNARRDWGAQIRETGRVAMAYPDARVSPIHIDDIAEVAANLLVREDNRARMLMLTGPESLRLRDLVDTLGDVLGQEIPVDELTREQALARATLPAPVLEILLDTSARSVGVPAALTNTVERVTGHPARPFRDWALAHHADFAA, via the coding sequence ATGACCATCCTCGTCACCGGCGCGCGCGGCAATATCGGCGCGCGCCTGGTCGCCACCCTCGCGGCGGCCGGGCACGATGTTCGCGCCTCCGCACGCGATCTGGCGGGTCTGCCGCCCGGCGTGCCCGCCGTCGAACTCGATACCACCGCGCCGCACAACGCCGCCGCCGCACTGCGCGACGTCTCGGCCGTATTCCTGTACACCGCCCGCGCCGATACCGCGGAATTCCTGCGCGCCGCAAAGGAATTCGGTGTAGGACACATCGTCCTGCTATCGTCGCCCGCCGCGTTCGAGGCGGGTGAATTCGATAAACGAATCGGTCTGCTGCACCGCGCCGCCGAGGCGGCTGTGGTGAAATCCGGTCTGTCGCACACGATTCTGTATCCGAGCTGGCTGGCCACCAACGCCCGCCGGGATTGGGGCGCGCAAATTCGTGAGACGGGTCGCGTCGCGATGGCTTACCCGGACGCCAGAGTTTCGCCCATCCATATCGACGATATCGCCGAGGTCGCCGCGAATCTTCTGGTGCGCGAAGACAATCGGGCGCGCATGCTGATGCTGACCGGACCCGAATCGCTGCGCCTGCGCGATCTGGTCGACACCCTGGGAGATGTTCTGGGCCAAGAGATTCCGGTCGACGAGTTGACCAGGGAACAGGCGCTGGCTCGGGCGACGCTGCCCGCGCCGGTACTCGAGATCCTGCTCGACACCTCGGCCAGATCGGTGGGCGTCCCCGCCGCGCTCACCAATACCGTTGAACGCGTCACCGGCCACCCCGCCCGCCCCTTCCGGGACTGGGCACTGGCGCATCACGCCGATTTCGCCGCATGA
- a CDS encoding AfsR/SARP family transcriptional regulator → MKTHSSLLAYDVRGMFPDQGGQVGRGQALIESTGESLVVALLGEIALRRDGALAALPGARSRLLLAALALRPGRSRSAQALIDDVWGEQPPRAPMNALHTQVSRLRAALPDGALEIGPAGYRLALCAEQVDLAAVDELVGAARRCRTAGDVPGCLAAVARARALWRGEPGADLPDGPVADELRTMAAARLGELDDIELATRESTGDLAGALRIARARTAANPLDEPAQSDLMRLLATAGRANEALESFAAFRARLADELGADPGRALVELNTAILRGEPLWHSASAPGPVVERDGISAEANRRDTAASAGIRTPSDGLTYAPVEFALGATRMPEPPTASVVPAPIGLRAAPNALLGREADLAELERLLSGSRVTTVLGPGGTGKTRVANELGARVASRQSVVLVELASVRAEDIDEARLEIEAAIGAPFGLGERYLDGTAALRGGRAPDVRQRLREALGARPILLILDNCEHLIDAVAIVVAELVGACDRLTVLTTSRAPLMITAEAVYPLPPLTVDAAGSPATDLFIARARAVRPGIRLDPQEIAWLCHTLDGLPLAIELAAARARTMSVQEISARLRDRFALLRNTDRSSPERHRTLHAVIDWSWNLLDEPQQIALRRLCRFPAGFTLAAAEAVAGGPDLPDVASAIDGLVNQSLLTVLDVGFGTRCRMLETVREYGEEQLAALPGEADLVTSRIVSWARDFTNDAALRLKTPEQVAVVSEVSVDLDNLLAAMRYAVERRDANSVYTIFPVLAILWVSRGLHDEVLSWQARVLDLEPVAGQPDSPSGDLHLCAYAALFMHLAHLGDNFRALARLRVRVRRLLRTSTDLGPLSILFARVMTARSDAKGLFRLIAEATRDDDFEVRSAALIMRANIRENLGDIWGSKLDAERALRFIQPGDLFARSAVSRHLGGVYAQTGQYAQSVDHYLEAIDDLRQLGAHSEATETRAMLAAAMVGAGALTEARQQLVIALGSADPDGLVDGGGWTNANPLLATVVVGLAELSLAEGDIEFGLRRFDRALEIFGWPDQALAPGPGGIMIGAAALGARVLHGRAVATDSLMDSLIAHSRVALSQLQDLPQVGCAATVIGSHCVVTGRDIDRGLELLALVPNVYARQDFPSLLMASHIEAARAALGAERVDSVRAEHAHLRRHDSARRIMRLFAELVADR, encoded by the coding sequence ATGAAGACCCATTCCAGCCTGCTCGCTTACGATGTCCGTGGGATGTTTCCGGACCAGGGCGGCCAGGTGGGCCGCGGACAAGCGTTGATCGAGTCCACAGGTGAGTCGCTCGTGGTGGCCCTGCTGGGCGAAATCGCGCTACGCCGCGACGGTGCGCTCGCCGCACTACCCGGCGCCCGCTCGCGCCTGCTGCTCGCGGCGCTGGCGCTGCGGCCGGGCCGCAGCCGCAGCGCGCAGGCGCTCATCGACGACGTATGGGGCGAGCAGCCGCCGCGCGCGCCGATGAACGCGCTGCACACCCAAGTGTCGCGGCTGCGCGCCGCATTGCCCGACGGTGCGCTGGAGATCGGTCCCGCCGGTTACCGGCTGGCGTTATGCGCCGAACAGGTGGATCTGGCGGCCGTCGACGAACTGGTCGGCGCGGCGCGGCGCTGCCGCACGGCCGGTGATGTGCCCGGCTGCCTGGCCGCGGTCGCGCGGGCCCGCGCGCTGTGGCGCGGCGAACCGGGCGCGGATCTGCCCGACGGACCGGTCGCCGACGAACTGCGCACGATGGCCGCCGCCCGCCTCGGCGAATTGGACGATATCGAGCTGGCGACGCGCGAATCCACCGGCGACCTGGCCGGTGCGCTGCGCATCGCCCGCGCCAGGACCGCCGCCAACCCACTGGACGAGCCCGCACAGTCCGATCTGATGCGGCTGCTCGCGACGGCGGGGCGGGCGAACGAGGCGCTGGAATCCTTCGCCGCGTTCCGGGCCCGGCTGGCCGATGAGCTCGGCGCGGATCCGGGACGTGCGCTGGTGGAATTGAATACGGCAATCCTGCGCGGAGAACCGTTGTGGCACAGCGCATCAGCGCCGGGTCCCGTTGTCGAGCGGGATGGCATTTCCGCCGAGGCGAACCGCCGAGATACCGCGGCTTCCGCGGGGATTCGGACGCCCTCCGACGGCCTGACCTACGCCCCAGTCGAATTCGCCTTGGGCGCAACCCGAATGCCGGAACCACCCACGGCATCCGTGGTGCCCGCCCCGATCGGGCTGCGGGCCGCGCCGAACGCTCTGCTCGGCCGCGAAGCCGACCTCGCCGAGCTCGAGCGATTGCTGTCCGGCTCCCGGGTCACCACCGTGCTCGGCCCCGGCGGCACCGGAAAGACCCGTGTGGCAAACGAATTGGGTGCGCGCGTCGCATCCCGGCAGTCCGTCGTGCTGGTCGAGCTCGCCTCGGTGCGGGCCGAGGACATCGACGAGGCTCGGCTGGAGATCGAGGCCGCGATCGGTGCCCCCTTCGGCCTCGGCGAGCGCTACCTCGACGGCACGGCCGCGCTGCGCGGTGGGCGCGCGCCGGATGTGCGGCAGCGGCTACGCGAGGCGCTGGGTGCCAGGCCGATTCTGCTCATCCTGGACAACTGCGAACACCTGATCGATGCGGTGGCCATCGTGGTGGCCGAACTCGTCGGCGCGTGCGATCGGCTCACCGTGCTCACCACCAGCCGCGCGCCGCTGATGATCACCGCGGAGGCGGTATATCCGTTGCCGCCCTTGACCGTTGACGCGGCTGGTTCACCGGCCACCGATCTATTCATCGCACGGGCGCGGGCGGTGCGACCGGGTATCCGGCTCGACCCGCAGGAGATCGCCTGGCTCTGCCACACCCTGGACGGCCTGCCGTTGGCCATCGAATTGGCCGCGGCGCGGGCGCGAACCATGAGCGTGCAGGAGATCAGCGCGCGGCTGCGCGACCGATTCGCCCTGCTGCGCAACACCGATCGCAGTTCGCCCGAGCGGCATCGCACGCTGCACGCGGTGATCGACTGGAGCTGGAATCTGCTCGACGAGCCGCAGCAGATCGCGCTGCGCCGATTGTGCCGGTTCCCGGCGGGTTTCACGCTTGCCGCAGCGGAAGCCGTTGCGGGCGGGCCGGATCTACCCGATGTGGCGAGCGCGATCGACGGCCTGGTCAACCAGTCGCTGCTGACCGTGCTCGACGTCGGCTTCGGCACCAGGTGCCGGATGCTGGAGACGGTGCGCGAATACGGCGAGGAACAGCTCGCGGCGCTGCCCGGCGAGGCGGATCTGGTGACGTCCCGGATCGTATCGTGGGCCCGCGATTTCACCAACGATGCGGCGCTGCGCCTGAAAACGCCCGAACAGGTCGCCGTGGTTTCGGAGGTCTCCGTCGACCTCGACAATCTGCTCGCGGCAATGCGATACGCGGTCGAGCGGCGCGATGCCAACTCGGTGTACACCATCTTTCCGGTGCTCGCCATCCTGTGGGTATCGCGCGGTCTGCACGACGAGGTGCTGTCCTGGCAGGCCCGGGTCCTCGATCTGGAACCGGTTGCGGGCCAACCCGATTCGCCATCCGGAGATCTGCACCTGTGCGCGTACGCCGCGCTGTTCATGCACCTGGCTCATTTGGGCGACAATTTCCGGGCGCTGGCACGTCTGCGAGTGCGGGTGCGTCGATTGCTGCGTACCAGTACGGATCTCGGCCCGCTCTCGATCCTGTTCGCCCGGGTCATGACCGCTCGCTCCGACGCCAAGGGCCTGTTCCGGCTCATCGCCGAGGCCACCCGCGATGACGACTTCGAAGTCCGTTCGGCGGCCTTGATCATGCGCGCCAATATTCGCGAAAATCTCGGCGATATTTGGGGTTCGAAGCTCGACGCCGAGCGGGCGCTGCGGTTCATTCAGCCCGGCGATCTGTTCGCCCGGTCTGCGGTGTCCCGGCATCTCGGCGGGGTTTACGCGCAGACGGGCCAGTACGCGCAGTCGGTCGATCATTATCTGGAAGCCATCGATGACCTGCGGCAATTGGGTGCGCACTCGGAGGCCACCGAGACCCGGGCCATGCTGGCCGCGGCGATGGTCGGGGCCGGTGCGCTGACCGAGGCGCGCCAGCAACTGGTCATCGCGCTCGGCAGCGCCGATCCGGACGGTCTGGTGGACGGCGGCGGCTGGACCAACGCCAACCCGCTACTGGCCACCGTGGTGGTCGGTCTTGCCGAACTCAGCCTCGCCGAGGGCGATATCGAATTCGGCCTGCGCAGGTTCGACCGGGCGTTGGAGATCTTCGGCTGGCCGGACCAGGCGCTGGCGCCCGGCCCCGGCGGCATCATGATCGGGGCCGCCGCGCTCGGCGCTCGGGTGCTGCACGGCCGGGCGGTCGCGACGGATTCGTTGATGGACAGCCTGATCGCGCACTCGAGGGTGGCGCTGTCCCAGTTACAGGATCTGCCGCAGGTCGGTTGCGCGGCGACCGTGATCGGCTCGCACTGCGTTGTGACGGGGCGGGATATCGACCGTGGTCTGGAACTGCTCGCCCTGGTGCCGAATGTGTATGCCCGCCAGGATTTTCCATCGTTGTTGATGGCATCGCACATCGAGGCGGCCAGGGCGGCGCTCGGCGCCGAGCGGGTCGATTCGGTCCGCGCCGAGCACGCGCACCTGCGCAGGCACGATTCCGCCAGGCGAATTATGCGGCTGTTCGCGGAGCTCGTCGCGGATCGTTGA
- a CDS encoding SRPBCC family protein, producing MAEFEVVRQAVISAEPSRVHELIDNFHEWPAWSPWEDIDPQLRRTYSGAESGVGARYSWSGNRKVGSGNMEILTSTDREIGIRLEFEKPWQATNDVTFELNPVESGTEVVWRMRGKQRGLMGLLSRVFPMDRMVGRDFEKGLARLGRAAEN from the coding sequence ATGGCTGAGTTCGAAGTGGTCCGGCAGGCCGTCATCTCGGCCGAGCCGTCGCGCGTGCACGAATTGATCGACAACTTCCACGAATGGCCCGCGTGGTCGCCGTGGGAGGACATCGATCCGCAGCTGCGGCGCACCTATTCCGGCGCCGAATCCGGCGTCGGCGCCCGGTATTCCTGGAGCGGGAACCGCAAGGTGGGCAGCGGCAATATGGAAATACTCACCAGCACCGACCGCGAGATCGGTATCCGGCTCGAGTTCGAGAAGCCGTGGCAGGCCACCAACGACGTGACCTTCGAGCTGAATCCGGTCGAGTCCGGCACCGAAGTGGTGTGGCGGATGCGCGGCAAACAGCGGGGCCTGATGGGCCTGCTGTCGCGGGTGTTCCCGATGGACCGGATGGTGGGCAGGGACTTCGAGAAAGGACTTGCCCGGCTCGGGAGGGCCGCCGAGAACTGA
- a CDS encoding 1,4-dihydroxy-2-naphthoate polyprenyltransferase — protein MATAAQWLEGARPRTLPNAIAPVIAGTGAAAAYDAVNWPKAVLALFVSLALIVAVNFANDYSDGIRGTDEVRVGPVRLVGQKLAEPAHVRNAAFASMAVAAVLGLILAATTAWWLVLVGAACMAGAWFYTGGSKPYGYRGFGEVGVFVFFGLVAVLGTEYVQAEHLSWVGLGMAVGVGSFSCAVLVANNLRDIPTDSQSGKTTVAVKIGDSRTRTLYMTLVIVPFVITLALIAKTPWVLAGLVAAPLVLRASAPVRTGQGGPKLIPALKDTGLAMLAWALVTALALGLGS, from the coding sequence ATGGCTACAGCAGCGCAATGGCTCGAGGGCGCCCGGCCCCGCACCCTCCCGAACGCGATAGCGCCCGTCATCGCCGGAACCGGGGCCGCCGCCGCGTACGACGCCGTGAACTGGCCGAAAGCCGTTCTCGCGCTGTTCGTTTCGCTCGCACTGATCGTCGCGGTCAATTTCGCCAACGATTACTCGGACGGCATCCGGGGCACCGATGAGGTGCGGGTCGGGCCGGTGCGGCTGGTCGGGCAGAAGTTGGCCGAGCCGGCGCATGTGCGCAATGCCGCATTCGCCAGTATGGCCGTCGCGGCCGTGCTCGGCCTGATCCTCGCGGCGACGACGGCCTGGTGGCTGGTGCTCGTCGGCGCGGCCTGCATGGCGGGCGCCTGGTTCTACACCGGCGGCAGCAAACCGTACGGCTACCGCGGTTTCGGTGAGGTCGGCGTCTTCGTATTCTTCGGACTCGTCGCCGTGCTCGGCACCGAATACGTTCAGGCCGAACATCTTTCGTGGGTGGGGCTGGGGATGGCGGTCGGCGTCGGCAGTTTCTCCTGCGCGGTGCTCGTCGCGAACAACCTGCGCGATATCCCGACCGACAGCCAATCCGGAAAGACCACGGTCGCGGTCAAGATCGGCGATTCCCGCACCCGCACGCTGTACATGACGCTGGTGATCGTGCCGTTCGTGATCACGCTGGCGCTGATCGCCAAGACCCCGTGGGTGTTGGCCGGACTGGTGGCGGCGCCGCTGGTGCTGCGCGCCAGCGCCCCGGTCCGCACGGGTCAGGGCGGGCCGAAACTGATTCCCGCGCTGAAGGATACGGGCTTGGCGATGCTGGCCTGGGCGCTCGTCACGGCGCTTGCGCTGGGCTTGGGCAGCTGA
- a CDS encoding phage holin family protein, which produces MTLVIRLIINAVAIWLAAAWVDKIDILSPPDKGTGVKVLVVLGIALVFTIVNALVKPIVKLLSLPLVVVTLGLFLLVINALMLLLTAKITEAASSDYGLRVTGFWTAVVGAIIISLVNWVLGILVPDED; this is translated from the coding sequence ATGACGCTAGTGATTCGGTTGATCATCAACGCGGTCGCCATCTGGCTCGCGGCCGCGTGGGTCGACAAGATCGACATCCTCAGCCCGCCGGACAAGGGCACCGGGGTGAAAGTCCTTGTCGTCCTTGGCATCGCCCTGGTGTTCACTATTGTGAACGCCCTGGTCAAGCCGATCGTCAAACTGCTGTCGCTGCCGCTGGTGGTGGTGACCCTCGGCCTGTTCCTGCTGGTGATCAACGCGCTGATGCTGCTGCTCACCGCCAAGATCACCGAGGCGGCCAGCAGCGATTACGGTCTGCGGGTCACCGGGTTCTGGACCGCGGTGGTCGGCGCGATCATCATTTCGCTGGTCAACTGGGTGCTCGGCATCCTGGTCCCGGACGAGGACTAG